The DNA sequence TGGTTAGTTATGAATTTCATGTTTCTGGAACACTCTTGGCTGATGCGAAGGGACGGATGGTGCGTTAGCGCAATTGAAAACGACGTACGGCGGACATGCGATGATCTAGGATCCGAGTGCGTCGTAGTGGACTCATCGACCATCGCCAACCTTGTTCGTCGAGCCCAAGGATAATATCTGTATGGATCGGGAAGAATTGGTTCAACTCAAGCAGGAATTCTTCTGTAAAATCGTCAGTCTGGACTCACATTCCAGGCGCTTTGTCCACGATAGAATTGAGAGCCCGGAAAGGATTATCGTGCTCCCCGTTGGTGCATTGATCAGGACAGCGACGAAAGGGAACGTGTGTAGGCAGAAAACCGAAGAGGCTTTCGAACACGAACACGAACACATCTACGAGATTGCGCCACAACCTTGCAATCAGCTGTCATATCGAACTAAAGCCGCTTTATCGTTTATCTTTACGTTCTTAACGAGGAGTCGCGAAAATAAACATTCGCGTCACACGTTGGTCACAGGACTGACTTGAGATACTCGGGTTGCAATTCAAAGGGGACCCGAAATCTTTACCGTGTTCAATATTTAAACCCGTTCAATCGCAACAGATTCTTGTGCCATTTCTTCCCCATGTCGTTTTGCCAGCGATACTTGGCTCCCAATTCTTGGGCTCTCAAGCCGTCCCCATCCTCTCTAGCTCCTCCTGAGTACCAGCGATGGACCAACGAGGATATGGATCCAGTTCCACCGAATCGGAGGACGTGGTCTACGAGAAACTATATTACGTATTGGATCTCGGATGCTGCAAATGCCCCTACATGGCAATGTGCGAGTTCGATGATTGCGATCGGGCTTTCTTGGTGCGTGTCCTTGCACAGTAGTGACACTAGAATCAATCTGGATATACATGCTTTCTTAGGAGGGAATCGCTGGCAGCAGTCGCAATAGCGCATGTTATTATCGCTGCTGTGATGGTTCTGAACGGAACTATTGGCGCAAGGTTGCACGTCGTGGGTGAGGTCTTGTGTTCCTTGACCTATGAAGCTAATGCTTGGCAATGAATAGGCTTTCCCCCTTCTTAATCGGTCATCGTTCGGATTTTGGTTCAGCTACTTTAGTGTTCTGAGCCGCATCATCCTCGCAATGTTCTGGTTTGGTGTTCAGGTACgcgttgtttttgttttacGAGAGCAATATATATCATTCTTACCTTCCTATGTCAGACCTACACGGGCTCTGAATGCACGTATCAGATGATAAAAGCCATCTGGCCGTCGACTGGCAGGATACCGAATCGGCTTCCGGAGAGCGCGAATATCACGACTGTGGGCACGTCCTGCTGATTTTTACTTTTTTTCCGAAGGCTGAATAGTTTCAAGGCATGATGTGCTATGTCATCTTTTGGCTCATCCAGTTTCCTTTGCTCCTTGTGTCCCCTCAACGAATCAAATATCTTTTGTACGTGTTTTTGAAAGATTTTCGCGTACCTTGCATCTCAGCCTTCGTTTTCAGTACTGTCAAGGCCGTCATAGTCCCTCTGGCGTTCATAATTATGTTGGTATGGGCGATGGTAAGGGCACCTCCGAGAGTGTCATTGGGGCCACAAAAATCTACCGTGGCTGGAAGCGACTTGCGTTGGGCTTGGCTCTCGGCTATGAACAGTGCATTAGGCATCTATGCGACCGTGGCAGTCAACATACCTGATTTCACGGTGAGTGAAAGAACTTGGCGTTCTGACTACGGTTGGTACTAACTTCCCGTTACAGAGATACGCTAAAACTGAACGAGCGTGAGTGTCCATTTTTATCTTCTTAGTTATCTTGCTCAACTATCACTTGTCATCAGGCAATATGTTCAATTAGCGGTCATTCCCATTGCATTCACTCTAGTCGCATTTTGTGGAATTGCCGTGACCTCCGCCGGACAAGTCCTATTCAATGAAACGCTATGGGACCCTACAAAATTTATCGATCGTGCTTGGGGTGTTAACAACCGCGCTGCCGCTTTCTTTGCATCGTTTTCATTCGCTCTAGCCTCGATTGGAACCAACATCAGCGCAAACTCTTTGAGTGCTGCAAACGACATGATGGTCTTAAACCCCAAGTGGATCAATATACGCAGAGGACAGATCATCTGTGCGTTAATCGGAGGATGGGTAGTATGTCCGTGGGAGATATTAAGCGAGGCACAAGGATTTTTGTCCTTTATGAGTGGGTATACGGTCTTTTTGGGACCGTTTGCTGGGATGTGAGCGTTTGGATTCTCCTCTTGTCGTTCATGACTGACACCTTCGCCTCTCAGTATGATTACAGATGTGAGTTTCGATCTCTTTTCTGTGCCTCTGGGAACAACGAGTCAAATCCATTACAGTACTGGCTTGTTCATAGATGTCAGGTGGACGTCAAGGCGATGTACGATCCACGAGGGAGGTATAGATATTGGAATGGGATTGTCAGTCTTATCCCTCGTAGCCTGTATCCCGTTGATACTGACTGTCATCATTCATCCAAGAACTGGCGCGCCGTAGTCGCCCTTCTGTGTTCAGTCTTCCCAAGTTTTCCCGGTTTGATTGCAAACATAAATCCTGCGTTGGGCCGCAATTTAGGCCCCATCAAACATGTTTTTGATATCGCGTGGTTGTATGGGGTGAGCCTTTCAAAACTTGTTATACTATATGACCTGACTTGGATTTCCAGTTCTTCACCGCTTCAGCTGTTTATTGGGTAACTTCAACCGTTGTACCAGCAAAAGAGACCTTTGTGACCAAGGAGGAAATCGAGGGTGCCGACGACTCGAGTTTGAAGAGTGAAGATGACGATCGCGAAAAAGACGGCGTATGACACCCGAACGAATAAACACATCATGGAGACCTAAGTGCAGGCATTTCGCAATTAGACTTCCTTTTACGGGCCAAAAACGAGGCCTGCAAGAGCGCAGACAGGGTAGatcccattcccattccaCGATACACTCAGACTCGATGTAGACAGTATATCAACTATCCTCATTTATCCCAGCGCTTTTGAAACTGACAGAGATGGGATGAAGTTATTTGAAAGCGTCGTGGTATGAAGCCATCCATCGCCTCAAGTTTGTAGCCGCTATTCCAAGAGCTACATTCGCGAGATTTGGGAACACCGGACAGGATGATTTTGGTCTCCGTTGGTGCAATAACCAGGACAGCAACGAAAGACAACGTGTGTACTGAGGCAAAAAATCGGAGGCTTTTGAAAAGAGCTTACAGCTATTTGCGTAGAGCTTGTCACTCGCCCGGTTTTTTTTGACAATAATAAAACCTTGTACATACTGAACGACTTGTTGAAATTCATCTCAAATCCGCTCCCTTCGGCACTCCGGCTCCACCGGCCATCCCGTCCATCTTGTGGCCTCCATAAGTCGCTTATCCGGTTGGCGGGCAATAAAAGAGGCCGGATAAAACCTGAATGGGTGCCAGTGGAGGCCGAGGAACTGAGTAGCCGGTGTGCGCCGAAGGGAGCGGGTTCGGGGGAAGGAGAGATTTTATGTATTCTCAGTAAGTTGTTCGGTATGTACAAGTTTTATTATCTTCAAAAAAAATCCGGGAGTGACAAGGTATATGCAAATAGCTGTAAGAAGGCGGATTTACTCGAGGAGCACAAGACCACCATGTATGAAATGATTGAGGAGTCGCCAGACTCCACTAGAAGTGATATGATACAGGGCAGGCCATCCTGAAACGTCTTCGTCGAGTATCAAGCAACCCTCTTGGAAATTTCAGTTGAATCAGCTGGCCGATATCCACTGAAAAGATCCTGGTGGTTTCAGAACGTATAGTAACGGTCCGTTTTGAGAGCGTGGTAGAGTCAGCGACTCGGACAAACGCCTTCGAGGAATGATTCTGAACCTTGAACCTTGAGCTTGAATATTCATGTCCATGGACGGTCCCTCCAAATTGATATCTATTGCTGGAACGAGATTCCCTTTGTCTAAGACAAATGTCTCGATAGCACGCGCCTCTAGTGGACGCTCCACGTCGGTGAGCATAAGCGCTCGCTGGTCTGCGGACGGAGAGAATGAGACGCTCAGCCCGAACAAGCAACAAACAACGTTTACGGCTGATATTATTTGGATATTATACTTAGCATACAGGAAAGACCATGTTCTCGATGGCGCGACGTGAATCACAGTACGTTCCACCGGACTGAGAGTGGTGTAGCATGTAGTATTAAACAACAACCACTATCACAAATACAACACCCATAGCATAACAATACAATCAATCCAACTTGAATGCGTTACCTCTAACCTGCCGAAGCCGGAGACCCAGGTTTCGATATACTCGTTGGCTGGGAGGCGGaggtagaagaggaaggaggaggagatgacCATATCCATTCTTGTACTATTCGAGTCGCTTCAGAAGGATCTGTTGGAATCCTTTGTGAAAGTCAACGAATAGTCAGCTTTTGTGACACACTGAGAGACAAGCTGCTGTGAACTCACTTCAACTTGGGCTG is a window from the Marasmius oreades isolate 03SP1 chromosome 6, whole genome shotgun sequence genome containing:
- a CDS encoding uncharacterized protein (antiSMASH:Cluster_6.1) is translated as MSFCQRYLAPNSWALKPSPSSLAPPEYQRWTNEDMDPVPPNRRTWSTRNYITYWISDAANAPTWQCASSMIAIGLSWRESLAAVAIAHVIIAAVMVLNGTIGARLHVAFPLLNRSSFGFWFSYFSVLSRIILAMFWFGVQTYTGSECTYQMIKAIWPSTGRIPNRLPESANITTVGMMCYVIFWLIQFPLLLVSPQRIKYLFTVKAVIVPLAFIIMLVWAMVRAPPRVSLGPQKSTVAGSDLRWAWLSAMNSALGIYATVAVNIPDFTRYAKTERAQYVQLAVIPIAFTLVAFCGIAVTSAGQVLFNETLWDPTKFIDRAWGVNNRAAAFFASFSFALASIGTNISANSLSAANDMMVLNPKWINIRRGQIICALIGGWVVCPWEILSEAQGFLSFMSGYTVFLGPFAGIMITDVSFDLFSVPLGTTSQIHYSTGLFIDVRWTSRRCTIHEGGIDIGMGLTGAP